One Pedomonas mirosovicensis genomic region harbors:
- the nrfD gene encoding NrfD/PsrC family molybdoenzyme membrane anchor subunit: protein MSSAAPPYGAITREVVSIPPHFPARRTWWMLFLFSLLLLVLLVVSLAVLFLRGPGIWGNNIPVGWGFPISNYVWWLGIGHAGTLISAMLLLLGQSWRNTLNRFAEAMTLFAVTCGALYPIFHLGRPWFFYWMAPYPNVMDIWPQFRSPLTWDFFAVLTYLIVSILFWYIGIIPDLATARDRARKRRWQVFFGLFALGWRGSASHWARWRQAYRLIAAIAVPLVVSVHSEISLLFAAGPIPGWNSTVFPPYFVLGAAFSGFAVVSMIAVGLRSMLGLKDLVTPWHLDMLGRLMLATGFMTAYGYVAEAFTSAYAGGPEFETLLDRVSGPYAWSYWGAIIFNFIPLQFLWLKGVRRSPLPLFAIGLCVAAGMWLERYMLLVTSLYRDWLESSVGYYHATFWDWALYAGLIGLFLALFLLFVRFLPVISAFEVKAEKAEEARHG from the coding sequence ATGAGCAGTGCCGCGCCTCCCTACGGCGCAATTACGCGCGAGGTGGTCAGCATCCCCCCGCATTTTCCGGCGCGGCGCACCTGGTGGATGCTGTTCCTCTTCTCGCTCCTCCTGCTCGTGCTGCTGGTTGTCTCGCTGGCGGTTCTCTTCCTGCGCGGCCCTGGCATCTGGGGGAACAACATTCCCGTCGGCTGGGGCTTTCCCATTTCCAATTATGTCTGGTGGCTCGGCATTGGCCATGCGGGAACACTGATTTCTGCGATGCTGCTGCTTCTCGGCCAAAGCTGGCGCAACACCCTCAACCGCTTCGCCGAAGCGATGACGCTGTTCGCGGTCACCTGCGGCGCGCTCTACCCCATCTTCCACCTCGGCCGACCATGGTTCTTCTACTGGATGGCGCCCTATCCGAACGTAATGGACATCTGGCCGCAGTTCCGAAGCCCGCTGACCTGGGATTTCTTTGCCGTCCTGACCTACCTGATCGTCTCCATTCTCTTCTGGTACATCGGCATCATCCCAGACCTCGCCACTGCGCGAGACCGGGCAAGGAAACGGCGTTGGCAGGTTTTCTTCGGTCTGTTTGCGCTTGGCTGGCGGGGCAGCGCATCACATTGGGCGCGGTGGCGTCAGGCCTACCGGCTGATCGCGGCCATCGCAGTGCCGCTGGTCGTCTCAGTCCATTCGGAAATCTCGCTGCTGTTCGCCGCCGGGCCAATCCCAGGATGGAATTCGACCGTCTTCCCGCCTTATTTCGTGCTCGGTGCTGCCTTCTCGGGTTTTGCGGTCGTCTCGATGATCGCGGTCGGCCTGCGCTCCATGCTAGGACTGAAGGATCTCGTCACCCCCTGGCATCTCGATATGCTCGGCCGCCTTATGCTCGCTACCGGCTTCATGACCGCCTATGGCTATGTGGCAGAGGCCTTCACGAGCGCCTATGCGGGCGGTCCGGAGTTTGAAACGCTCCTCGACCGCGTGAGCGGCCCCTATGCCTGGAGCTACTGGGGCGCGATAATCTTCAATTTCATCCCGCTCCAGTTCCTCTGGCTGAAAGGTGTGCGGCGCAGCCCACTGCCGCTTTTCGCCATCGGTCTTTGCGTGGCGGCTGGCATGTGGCTGGAGCGCTACATGCTGCTGGTGACGAGCCTTTATCGGGACTGGCTGGAATCCTCGGTCGGCTATTACCACGCGACCTTCTGGGACTGGGCGCTCTATGCGGGCCTTATCGGCCTCTTCCTCGCGCTTTTCCTGTTGTTCGTGCGGTTCCTGCCGGTGATCTCGGCATTCGAAGTAAAGGCAGAAAAAGCGGAGGAGGCGCGCCATGGCTAA
- a CDS encoding 4Fe-4S dicluster domain-containing protein, protein MARGEVRILFMLDVNPAYTAPAGLAFAEAMEQVPLRIQAGLHHDETAVLSHWHLPLAHGLESWGDARAADGSMVISQPLVRPFLDVRPALALLARLSDEESRDHEAVRATWAHAWGEDFNERWQEALLAGFVSDTAPSSEQVGQIAFPPIDVASSKTNQKDLTVIVRPDPCIWDGSRASNPWLQELPKPLTKITWGNAIHISPALARELGLENEDEAELRADGRSVIGPIWIMPGQERRTVLVHLGYGRRGGSRVSETVGFDAYTLRSAAEPWAVNSATLHPTGRKVQIVTTQHHFAIEEDEFVRFVPSPRDRLPEESGTPNFYPPQPKISPAWGMSIDLDLCIGCNACVVACVAENNIPMVGREQVAMGREMHWLRVDRYHEGPPDDPTHVFQPVPCMHCENAPCEMGCPVNATVHSPDGLNLQVYNRCIGTRTCSAYCPYKVRRFNWFDYTGDDPPAVQAARNPEVTVRGRGVMEKCTYCIQRISNARIEAKKAGTAIPDDAVKTACQQACPTQAIVFGNVADPDTAVSKRKASGRDYALLPKANTRPRTTYLARIRSGGKSV, encoded by the coding sequence ATGGCGCGCGGCGAGGTTCGCATCCTGTTTATGCTCGACGTTAATCCCGCCTACACGGCTCCCGCAGGTCTGGCTTTCGCCGAAGCCATGGAACAGGTGCCACTTCGTATCCAGGCCGGACTACACCATGACGAGACTGCCGTCCTCAGCCACTGGCACCTGCCGCTGGCGCATGGGCTTGAAAGCTGGGGCGATGCCCGGGCGGCGGACGGCTCCATGGTCATCTCGCAGCCGCTCGTCCGCCCCTTCCTCGATGTCCGCCCGGCGTTGGCGCTGCTCGCACGCCTCTCCGACGAGGAAAGCCGCGATCACGAGGCGGTACGGGCAACCTGGGCGCACGCTTGGGGCGAGGACTTTAACGAACGCTGGCAGGAGGCTTTGCTCGCTGGTTTCGTGAGCGACACTGCGCCAAGCAGTGAGCAGGTGGGGCAGATTGCGTTTCCGCCTATCGACGTCGCATCTAGCAAGACCAATCAGAAGGACCTCACCGTTATCGTGCGTCCCGACCCCTGCATCTGGGACGGAAGCCGTGCGTCCAATCCATGGCTTCAGGAACTGCCGAAGCCGCTCACCAAGATTACATGGGGCAATGCTATCCACATCAGTCCCGCGCTCGCCCGCGAGCTTGGGCTCGAAAACGAGGATGAAGCGGAACTGCGCGCTGATGGGCGCTCCGTTATCGGGCCGATTTGGATCATGCCGGGACAGGAGCGCCGAACCGTTCTTGTACACCTCGGCTATGGGCGGCGAGGCGGCAGTCGGGTCAGCGAGACGGTCGGGTTCGATGCCTATACCTTGCGGAGCGCGGCAGAGCCTTGGGCTGTGAACAGCGCAACCCTCCATCCCACCGGGCGCAAGGTGCAGATCGTCACGACACAGCATCATTTCGCCATCGAGGAAGACGAGTTTGTGCGTTTCGTCCCATCGCCACGCGACCGCCTGCCGGAGGAGTCGGGCACCCCCAACTTCTATCCGCCCCAGCCAAAGATCAGCCCGGCTTGGGGCATGTCGATCGACCTCGACCTTTGTATCGGCTGCAACGCCTGTGTGGTTGCCTGTGTGGCGGAAAACAACATCCCGATGGTCGGGCGGGAGCAGGTGGCGATGGGGCGCGAAATGCATTGGCTGCGCGTCGATCGCTACCATGAAGGTCCGCCAGACGATCCAACTCACGTCTTCCAACCCGTGCCCTGCATGCACTGCGAGAATGCGCCGTGTGAAATGGGCTGTCCGGTCAATGCAACCGTCCACAGCCCCGATGGTCTTAATCTTCAGGTCTATAACCGCTGCATCGGCACTCGCACCTGCTCGGCCTACTGCCCCTACAAGGTCAGACGCTTCAACTGGTTCGACTATACCGGCGACGATCCGCCCGCCGTTCAGGCCGCCCGCAATCCGGAAGTCACGGTGCGTGGGCGCGGGGTGATGGAGAAGTGCACCTACTGCATCCAGCGGATCAGCAATGCCCGGATCGAGGCCAAGAAAGCAGGTACAGCGATCCCCGACGACGCGGTCAAGACGGCCTGCCAGCAGGCCTGCCCCACGCAAGCCATCGTCTTCGGCAACGTCGCTGATCCGGACACAGCGGTCAGCAAACGCAAGGCGAGCGGGCGGGACTATGCCTTGCTTCCGAAAGCCAACACGCGACCCCGCACCACCTATCTCGCCCGGATCAGGTCCGGAGGGAAATCCGTATGA
- a CDS encoding TAT-variant-translocated molybdopterin oxidoreductase, translating into MSRLDFPGLDAALSRLRETRGRAFWRSLDELVDRPDFRATIEARFPNLVRSTADWRRRDILKCLGGAIALAGLDGCERRPDERALPYVVEPEGTVIGLPRAYATAVTMEGIAQPVIGQTREGRPVKLEGNPRHPASGGATDAFTQAALLDLYDPDRSAAPRHLQAMTSWGDFDRMFAAEAARLDQSGGAGFRLLTGPLTSPTALRQIEVMRRRWPHARWHSFSATEGRWPEAAAASFGRQLDRRLQLERAHVIVSLDDDLLGPGPLQTFHAQGWMQRRIAYQSGNGDALLLVAEPTPTLTGVTATDRLPAAVSKLPALLIGIAQALGVDGLRPQPLNAREKSWVEAAASSLNQHRGRGLLTVGLHAAPALQQFALALNQRLGNLGGRLNS; encoded by the coding sequence ATGAGCAGGCTTGATTTCCCTGGCCTCGATGCCGCCCTAAGCCGCCTTCGCGAGACGCGGGGCCGGGCGTTCTGGCGCAGCCTCGATGAGCTGGTCGATCGCCCGGATTTCCGGGCCACGATTGAGGCGCGGTTTCCAAACCTTGTACGATCGACGGCCGACTGGCGGCGGCGCGATATCCTTAAGTGCCTCGGGGGTGCGATCGCACTTGCGGGCCTTGACGGATGTGAGCGCCGGCCGGATGAACGCGCCTTGCCTTATGTCGTCGAGCCGGAGGGAACCGTGATCGGCCTGCCACGCGCCTATGCGACGGCGGTGACGATGGAAGGGATCGCCCAACCGGTGATCGGCCAGACGCGCGAGGGGCGGCCGGTGAAGCTGGAGGGCAACCCGCGCCATCCCGCGAGCGGCGGCGCGACCGACGCCTTCACCCAGGCTGCCCTCCTCGACCTTTATGATCCGGACCGATCGGCAGCGCCGCGCCATCTCCAGGCAATGACGAGTTGGGGGGATTTCGACCGCATGTTCGCGGCAGAGGCGGCGCGTCTTGACCAGAGCGGCGGCGCGGGGTTCCGCCTCCTGACTGGCCCCCTCACCTCGCCCACCGCCCTGCGCCAGATCGAGGTGATGCGCCGACGCTGGCCCCATGCCCGCTGGCACAGCTTCTCGGCCACCGAAGGGCGCTGGCCGGAAGCTGCGGCAGCGTCTTTCGGCAGGCAGCTGGATCGGCGGCTGCAGCTCGAACGCGCCCATGTCATTGTCAGCCTGGACGACGACCTGCTCGGGCCGGGGCCGCTCCAGACCTTCCACGCGCAGGGCTGGATGCAACGCCGGATTGCCTATCAATCCGGTAATGGCGATGCCCTGCTGCTGGTCGCCGAGCCGACGCCGACGCTGACCGGGGTGACGGCTACGGACAGGCTGCCCGCCGCCGTGTCTAAATTGCCCGCCTTATTGATCGGCATTGCCCAAGCGCTCGGGGTCGATGGTCTCAGGCCTCAGCCGTTGAATGCGCGGGAGAAAAGCTGGGTAGAGGCCGCCGCATCCTCTCTGAACCAGCACCGGGGCCGGGGGCTGCTGACCGTTGGCCTGCATGCAGCGCCGGCGCTGCAGCAATTCGCACTGGCCCTCAATCAGCGGCTCGGCAATCTTGGGGGGCGCTTGAACTCGTAG
- a CDS encoding cytochrome c3 family protein, which produces MDSTYSTGVNWVISQPVPFSHKHHAGELGIDCRYCHTSVETSARAGLPATHICMTCHSQIWTDAPALAPVRESFATGKPIAWNRVAQLPDFVFFNHSIHVNRGVPCVTCHGRVDQMPLTSQAKPFQMQWCLSCHRNPAPHLRPPAMVTRMDWSGWTDEMSKRFGAQAMQAHAIDPKLLDNCGICHR; this is translated from the coding sequence TTGGATTCAACCTATTCGACCGGTGTAAACTGGGTGATAAGCCAGCCGGTGCCGTTCAGCCATAAGCACCATGCCGGTGAACTCGGAATCGACTGCCGCTATTGCCACACGAGCGTCGAGACGAGCGCCCGGGCAGGCCTCCCAGCCACCCACATCTGCATGACCTGCCATTCGCAGATTTGGACCGATGCTCCGGCATTGGCGCCGGTTCGGGAGAGCTTCGCCACAGGAAAGCCCATTGCCTGGAACCGGGTCGCCCAGCTTCCTGACTTTGTCTTTTTCAACCATTCAATCCACGTGAACCGCGGCGTTCCTTGCGTCACCTGCCACGGCCGGGTGGATCAAATGCCGCTCACCAGTCAGGCAAAGCCGTTCCAGATGCAATGGTGCCTGTCTTGCCATCGCAACCCGGCGCCGCATCTCCGCCCCCCCGCCATGGTGACGCGGATGGACTGGAGCGGTTGGACGGATGAGATGTCAAAGCGCTTCGGAGCGCAGGCAATGCAGGCCCATGCCATCGACCCCAAGCTTCTTGATAACTGCGGGATCTGCCATCGATGA